The Caproicibacterium lactatifermentans genome contains a region encoding:
- a CDS encoding AbrB/MazE/SpoVT family DNA-binding domain-containing protein, translating to MNQSLKGNITIYAIGEIRCIDKLGRLVIPKSLRDRFGMFQGQAIEMVGTDAGILVRPAQKKE from the coding sequence ATGAATCAGTCTTTAAAAGGAAACATTACCATTTATGCGATTGGTGAAATCAGATGCATAGATAAGTTGGGAAGGTTGGTTATCCCGAAAAGTTTGCGTGATCGCTTTGGGATGTTCCAAGGCCAGGCCATTGAAATGGTTGGAACAGACGCTGGCATTCTTGTACGCCCGGCACAGAAAAAAGAATAA
- a CDS encoding cytochrome P450 — protein MPKTNTPHEKNMDETLALSQEGYLYIKNRMDKHKSDLFKTHLLGQEVICITGKEAAEIFYDTERFVRSGAAPKRVQKTLTGENAIQGMDSEAHLHRKSLFMSLTNNQHPKTLADLAYKEWEAVIPRWETAEKIKLFDEAKIVLCKTACKWAGVPLLESETKEYADDFAKMIDAFGAVGPRYWKGRAARTKTEKWIENIVDNVRAGRLNVPEVSALYKVANYKELDGNLLEINMAAKELINLIRPIVAISTYITFMALALHEHPEYKNMLLSDADAPHMFVQEVRRFYPFTPFVGAKVKKEFVWNSCEFKTGTLVLLDVYGINHDSRIWDKPYEFQPERFRNWQYNPFEFIPHGGGDPANGHRCPGESITVEIMKATLNFLMNKIDYKVPDQNLGYNMARIPTLPKSGFILNNVISK, from the coding sequence ATGCCAAAAACCAATACTCCACATGAAAAAAATATGGATGAAACCCTTGCCCTGTCACAAGAAGGTTATCTGTATATAAAAAACAGGATGGATAAACATAAATCTGATTTATTTAAAACACACTTATTGGGACAGGAAGTAATATGTATAACCGGAAAAGAAGCAGCGGAAATATTCTACGATACGGAACGGTTTGTGCGCAGTGGTGCGGCGCCTAAACGGGTACAAAAAACCCTTACCGGTGAAAATGCTATACAGGGAATGGATAGCGAGGCGCATTTACACCGCAAATCTCTTTTTATGTCGCTGACAAATAATCAGCATCCAAAGACGCTTGCCGATCTTGCCTATAAGGAATGGGAAGCTGTTATACCCAGATGGGAAACGGCTGAAAAGATTAAACTTTTTGACGAAGCAAAGATTGTTTTATGTAAAACGGCCTGCAAATGGGCTGGCGTTCCGTTATTAGAATCTGAAACTAAGGAATATGCGGACGATTTTGCTAAAATGATTGACGCTTTTGGAGCTGTTGGACCAAGGTATTGGAAAGGGAGAGCAGCGAGGACAAAAACAGAAAAATGGATAGAAAATATTGTAGATAATGTACGGGCAGGCAGGTTAAATGTCCCTGAAGTATCAGCGCTTTATAAGGTGGCGAATTATAAAGAACTTGACGGTAATTTGCTGGAGATTAATATGGCGGCAAAGGAACTGATTAACTTAATTCGCCCTATAGTCGCCATTTCAACTTATATTACGTTTATGGCTTTGGCATTGCATGAACATCCTGAGTATAAAAATATGTTGCTAAGCGATGCCGATGCGCCCCACATGTTTGTGCAGGAAGTGCGGCGTTTTTACCCCTTTACCCCTTTTGTCGGGGCAAAAGTAAAAAAAGAATTTGTCTGGAATAGTTGCGAGTTTAAAACAGGAACACTCGTACTTCTTGATGTATACGGCATAAATCACGATTCACGTATATGGGATAAGCCGTATGAATTTCAGCCGGAACGGTTCAGAAATTGGCAATACAATCCGTTTGAGTTTATCCCACATGGTGGGGGTGATCCTGCCAACGGACACCGCTGCCCTGGAGAAAGTATTACCGTTGAAATTATGAAAGCTACACTTAACTTTCTTATGAATAAGATTGATTACAAAGTGCCGGATCAGAATTTAGGTTATAATATGGCAAGAATACCGACTTTGCCGAAAAGCGGATTCATACTCAATAATGTGATATCTAAATAA
- a CDS encoding four-helix bundle copper-binding protein encodes MGIVNKAIDKYQKCIDACNRCAQACMECMTMCLSEPDVTARKKCIAMLNECACICKEAASFMSMDAKYAMDLCKLCATMCNDCATECDMFKDIHCQKCADECRTCANECNMMAAAK; translated from the coding sequence ATGGGAATTGTTAACAAGGCAATTGACAAATATCAAAAATGTATTGATGCTTGTAACAGGTGCGCACAGGCTTGTATGGAATGTATGACAATGTGCCTCAGTGAGCCGGATGTCACCGCAAGAAAAAAATGTATTGCAATGCTAAACGAATGTGCCTGCATCTGTAAAGAAGCGGCATCTTTTATGTCAATGGACGCTAAGTATGCAATGGATTTGTGCAAACTTTGTGCTACAATGTGCAATGATTGTGCAACGGAATGCGATATGTTTAAAGACATACATTGCCAAAAATGTGCTGATGAATGCCGTACTTGTGCAAATGAATGCAATATGATGGCAGCAGCAAAATAA
- a CDS encoding CRISPR-associated helicase/endonuclease Cas3: MEKSRPYAAHIRETDGTVQTVQEHLKNVAAMARTFAEPFGAGDMAYQCGLAHDIGKFSAGFQHRIWDNDSKRDHSTAGAQELMHLAGNVCTLLPAYCIAGHHAGLMNGGGRYDKSETSGTLMGRLQKKLPEDYQIYKKFVQLKVPQPPKLQLLGQKGFTLSFFTRMLFSCLVDADFLDTEAFMKGKDAGRGSGSSIPELSLKLNNYVQEKHWLNAKEGLNGKRSEILKACMDTGKNADKGLFTLTVPTGGGKTVSSLAFALHHAEKHHMKRVIYVIPYCSIIEQTVDVFSEILGSENVLAHYSGAQYDDDQNEKISPKRLAAENWDMPVIVTTAVQFFESLFSNRTSACRKLHNIADSVIIFDEAQTLPLYYLKPCIDAIAELTVNYGTSCVLCTATQPALGNLFHTYAPTLKATEICPNTQELYKLFRRVQYQQLGALTDEELAQRLNRCEQVLCIVSTRKQARNLYGLLDKPGSFHLSTLMTPEHRRTVLKTIRKRLQAGQSCRVVSTSLIEAGVDVDFPTVYRAYAGLDSEIQAGGRCNRENKRPPQDSIVYLFKPENKYKTNDTMKRPAEEAYDVTRDRDDIDSPDAITEYFSRLYKDTGHALDLKDIVKGFEDGVQQGFRFPFQTAARDFCIIENNTWTVLIPRDDNSRRIAVLFDQPGFQPSRRTFRKMGPYCVSIYPDHFKELSPSLHIIGDQLAVLTVPNLYDEDTGLQFQNDGGFGYIE; the protein is encoded by the coding sequence ATGGAAAAAAGCAGGCCGTATGCAGCGCATATCAGAGAAACAGACGGAACTGTACAAACTGTCCAGGAACACTTGAAAAATGTCGCCGCAATGGCACGCACGTTTGCGGAACCTTTTGGTGCAGGTGATATGGCGTACCAATGCGGGCTGGCACACGACATTGGGAAATTCTCGGCGGGCTTTCAGCACCGTATTTGGGACAACGATTCCAAAAGAGACCACTCCACAGCAGGTGCGCAGGAACTGATGCATTTGGCCGGAAACGTATGTACCCTGCTGCCAGCCTACTGCATCGCCGGACATCACGCCGGGCTGATGAACGGCGGCGGACGGTATGATAAGAGTGAAACTTCCGGAACACTGATGGGGCGGCTTCAGAAAAAGCTGCCGGAAGACTATCAAATATATAAAAAATTTGTGCAGCTGAAAGTTCCACAGCCGCCGAAACTGCAGCTGCTCGGTCAAAAGGGCTTTACCCTCTCCTTCTTTACGCGAATGCTGTTTTCCTGCCTTGTGGATGCCGATTTTCTGGATACCGAAGCATTTATGAAAGGCAAAGACGCTGGGCGTGGCAGCGGCAGCAGCATTCCAGAGTTGTCGCTGAAACTGAATAACTATGTCCAAGAAAAGCATTGGCTAAATGCAAAGGAAGGGCTGAACGGAAAGCGCAGCGAAATCCTAAAAGCCTGCATGGATACAGGTAAAAACGCCGACAAGGGACTGTTTACACTGACCGTGCCGACCGGCGGCGGAAAAACCGTTTCTTCCCTTGCATTTGCGCTTCATCACGCGGAGAAGCACCACATGAAGCGGGTCATTTATGTTATTCCGTATTGCTCAATTATTGAACAGACCGTTGATGTTTTCAGCGAAATTCTCGGCAGCGAAAACGTACTTGCTCATTACTCCGGTGCGCAGTACGACGACGACCAGAATGAAAAAATCTCCCCAAAACGTCTGGCGGCCGAAAACTGGGATATGCCTGTCATTGTAACGACCGCTGTGCAGTTTTTTGAGTCACTGTTCTCCAATCGGACTTCTGCCTGCCGCAAACTGCACAACATTGCAGACAGCGTGATTATCTTTGATGAAGCACAAACGCTGCCGCTGTATTACTTAAAACCATGTATAGACGCAATTGCTGAACTCACAGTGAATTACGGTACCTCCTGTGTGCTGTGCACCGCGACGCAGCCAGCCCTCGGAAACCTTTTCCATACATATGCTCCCACACTAAAAGCAACGGAAATCTGCCCAAACACACAGGAACTTTACAAACTATTCCGCCGCGTACAGTACCAGCAGCTTGGGGCCCTAACGGATGAAGAACTGGCGCAGCGGCTGAACCGCTGTGAGCAGGTGCTGTGCATTGTTTCCACCCGAAAACAGGCCAGAAATCTTTATGGCCTGCTGGACAAGCCCGGCAGTTTTCATCTGTCTACTTTGATGACGCCGGAACACAGGCGGACCGTCTTAAAAACAATACGAAAGCGCCTGCAGGCAGGCCAGTCCTGCCGTGTGGTTTCCACCAGTTTGATAGAAGCCGGCGTCGATGTTGACTTTCCCACCGTTTATCGTGCTTATGCCGGCCTTGATAGCGAAATCCAGGCAGGTGGCCGCTGTAACCGGGAAAACAAACGTCCGCCGCAAGACAGTATCGTTTATCTATTCAAACCAGAAAACAAATATAAAACAAATGACACCATGAAGCGTCCGGCAGAAGAAGCATATGACGTAACACGTGACAGAGATGATATTGACTCGCCAGACGCAATAACGGAATACTTCAGCCGCCTTTATAAGGATACTGGTCATGCACTCGATCTGAAAGACATTGTAAAGGGCTTTGAAGACGGCGTGCAGCAGGGCTTTCGGTTTCCGTTTCAAACAGCCGCCCGTGATTTCTGTATCATTGAAAACAATACATGGACGGTGCTTATCCCGCGTGACGACAACAGCCGCCGAATCGCTGTGCTGTTTGACCAGCCAGGGTTCCAGCCGAGCCGCCGCACTTTCCGTAAGATGGGACCATACTGTGTCAGCATTTATCCAGACCATTTTAAGGAACTATCCCCCTCTCTGCACATCATTGGCGACCAACTCGCCGTGTTGACTGTTCCGAACCTATATGACGAAGATACCGGACTTCAGTTTCAAAATGACGGTGGGTTTGGATACATAGAGTAA
- a CDS encoding toprim domain-containing protein — protein MFHYKGMEKFIKALTYAHFDIAGYDGQGQAWYTVKERFADKFQDIPLQTVTLYTHNPKGERVVPCIPASTIHDLVQFRRTAAYQNVIMVGYTLQKEPYYAPLRVMSGKYKVDVIGSRKDYGFTINENAAGPAASTVCVFESPIEAMSYWSMCKELQSPRMDYPMISLGGVSTSYVLTQFLKDHPSVKNIILGLNVDTAENGHTITVGQNATVRIQKEFGNKYQHPCAYSSPKRLE, from the coding sequence ATGTTTCATTACAAAGGGATGGAAAAGTTTATCAAGGCATTAACATATGCGCACTTTGATATTGCAGGATATGACGGCCAGGGACAAGCCTGGTACACTGTAAAGGAACGTTTTGCGGACAAGTTTCAGGATATTCCGCTGCAAACGGTAACGCTTTACACGCACAATCCGAAAGGAGAACGGGTTGTACCATGCATTCCAGCTAGCACGATACATGATTTAGTGCAGTTCAGACGTACGGCAGCCTATCAAAATGTCATTATGGTTGGCTATACGTTGCAGAAAGAGCCGTATTATGCTCCTCTGCGCGTTATGTCCGGTAAGTACAAAGTGGATGTTATAGGTTCACGCAAAGATTATGGTTTTACTATCAACGAGAATGCTGCGGGTCCTGCGGCCAGCACGGTCTGTGTCTTTGAAAGTCCGATTGAAGCTATGAGTTACTGGTCTATGTGTAAGGAGCTGCAGAGTCCACGCATGGATTATCCGATGATTTCTTTGGGCGGCGTATCAACGTCGTATGTCCTTACGCAGTTTTTAAAAGATCATCCAAGTGTCAAGAACATTATTTTGGGTCTTAACGTGGACACCGCCGAAAATGGGCACACTATAACAGTCGGGCAAAATGCAACGGTTCGTATACAGAAAGAATTTGGGAATAAGTATCAACATCCTTGTGCATACTCCAGCCCTAAACGATTGGAATGA